A window of Nitrospiria bacterium genomic DNA:
ATCAGTCAACCCTGGCTGGGGTACGGACCACAAAAAAATTTTGCCCTATCTAAAGTTCGAAATGATTGGGTGTTGAGTGTTGATGCCGATGAGCGGGTAACCTCGGAACTTCGAAAAGAAATTGAAAATGTTTTGTCAAAGGATTCCAATTGCATCGGTTATTATGTTCCAAGAAAGAGTTTTTTCCTAGGCAAGTGGATACGGTTTTGCGGTTGGTACCCTGATTATAATTTAAGATTGTTTCGAAAGGACAGGGGACGTTTTAAGGATCGAATGGTCCACGAGTGTGTAGAGGTTCAGGGACCCGTGGGATATTTGAATGGCCCTCTTGAGCATGAGACCTACCGTTCAATGGATGAATATTTTGATCGAATGCACCGGTATTCCTCGCTGGGTGCAATGGAAATGAAAAAAGAAAAGAAGTCCACCACCGTCTTGGACCTCCTTTTTCGTCCCCCAGCCACCTTTTTGAAAATGTATTTAGTCCAACAAGGGTTTAGAGAAGGGTGGAGGGGATTTCTCCTTTCATGCCTTTATGGAATGTATACCTTTAGCAAATATGCCAAGTATTGGGAAATGAAAAAAAATACAGCTTTAAAAAATAAAAATTAAAATAGATAGGGAAATTTTCTTTTTTGATTCCTTTGGGTGAAATGAGGGGTTTGTGTGAAAATGATTGATCGTCTTCGGTATATGGTAAGTCATAATCGGATTGTGACCACCATGATTTTAGCCATTGGGTTTTTAATGCTGGCGGATCCCAACGCGTTTTCCATGGGGTGGGGTTTCCCCATTATCCTTTTGGGAGAGATTATTCGAATATCATCTTCTGGGTTTATCCATAAGGATTCAAGTCTCGCCCAAGAAGGGCCATACTCCATGTCCAGGAACCCGCTTTATTTGGGAAATTTTTTTCTAGGGTTCGGTTTTGTCATTATGGCGTCCAAATGGTATTTGATCGGAATATTTTTAATCCTTTTTTATTTTATTTACGATGCAACGATTAAAGAAGAAGAGAAAAAGCTTTTGGAACAGTTTGGCCAAAGCTACGAAGATTATGTAAATCGGGTTCCCAGGTTTTTCCCCAATATTACTGGGTTTGGATCATGGAATGGAAGATTTTCTTGGGGCTTGGTAAAAAAGCATCGCGAGTTCAATACCTGCTATGGGATTTTATTGGGGATTGGACTCATTTTTTTGAAAATGGTGTTGGTTTCCTGATTTATGAAAAATAAAGATTTTTTAAATATCCAAAGAATATTAATCATGAAATTTCTTCATATTGGGGATGTATTGCTAATTACTCCGACCATTCGGGCCCTGCATGAATTTTTCCCTAAGGCTGAATTGGTTGTTTTGGTCAATCAGGGGACCGAAGAAATGCTCCAAGGAAATCCATTGATCAATGAAATAATGGTTTATCATCGCCGAAAAGGCTGTGGGCCAGTGGAACGGCTTAAAACTGAAATTGATCTTCTTAAAAGGATTCGGAATAATCCATTTGATTTAACCGTGGACTTAACGGGAGGAGACCGGCCTGCCTTTTTGGGGTTTCTTTCTGGTGCAAGAATACGAGTAGGACCCCATCCCGAGGGAAAGGGGATGTTGGGTAAGAAATGGCTTTATACCCATGCGGGTGTAAAGCGGAACCATACCCAGCATATGGTTGAACAGAATTTGGATATTGTTCGGCAAATTGGGATTCAACCATCCAAATTAAATTTGGAGTTTTTTTTATCCAACGAAGAGGAAAAATTTGCCTTGGATTTCTTTGATGGAAATGGAGTCAGAAAAGAGGATTTGAAAATCCATGTTCATCCCACTTCCCGATGGTTGTTTAAGTGTTGGCGGGACGATTATTTTGCGGATTTGATCAACCGGTTGGTTGCTGAATTTCAAGCGCAGGTTGTGCTAACCTGTAGTCCTGATCCAAAAGAGTTGGCCAAGGTGAAGAAAATCACGGATCGTGTTCACGAAAAAACCTTGAATTTGATTGGACGGATAACCTTGAGAGAGTTGGCA
This region includes:
- a CDS encoding glycosyltransferase family 2 protein; the protein is MTEKVSVAIIAFNEATRIRPCLESVKWADEIVVVDSLSNDETVKICMEYTQEVISQPWLGYGPQKNFALSKVRNDWVLSVDADERVTSELRKEIENVLSKDSNCIGYYVPRKSFFLGKWIRFCGWYPDYNLRLFRKDRGRFKDRMVHECVEVQGPVGYLNGPLEHETYRSMDEYFDRMHRYSSLGAMEMKKEKKSTTVLDLLFRPPATFLKMYLVQQGFREGWRGFLLSCLYGMYTFSKYAKYWEMKKNTALKNKN
- a CDS encoding isoprenylcysteine carboxylmethyltransferase family protein, giving the protein MIDRLRYMVSHNRIVTTMILAIGFLMLADPNAFSMGWGFPIILLGEIIRISSSGFIHKDSSLAQEGPYSMSRNPLYLGNFFLGFGFVIMASKWYLIGIFLILFYFIYDATIKEEEKKLLEQFGQSYEDYVNRVPRFFPNITGFGSWNGRFSWGLVKKHREFNTCYGILLGIGLIFLKMVLVS
- the rfaQ gene encoding putative lipopolysaccharide heptosyltransferase III; amino-acid sequence: MKFLHIGDVLLITPTIRALHEFFPKAELVVLVNQGTEEMLQGNPLINEIMVYHRRKGCGPVERLKTEIDLLKRIRNNPFDLTVDLTGGDRPAFLGFLSGARIRVGPHPEGKGMLGKKWLYTHAGVKRNHTQHMVEQNLDIVRQIGIQPSKLNLEFFLSNEEEKFALDFFDGNGVRKEDLKIHVHPTSRWLFKCWRDDYFADLINRLVAEFQAQVVLTCSPDPKELAKVKKITDRVHEKTLNLIGRITLRELASISKASDLFIGVDSAPMHLAAAVGTPTIALFGPTGDYNWHPWCVTHKVLKRNEGCVSTGPQGCTVTKRCFCLEKITGNEVLDAVRGIFSNQSPSFSKKF